The Streptomyces sp. RKAG293 genome includes a region encoding these proteins:
- a CDS encoding YciI family protein has protein sequence MPQYLLSVMQPEGEPPAPEVLQEIMRNVEALHEELKAAGAWVFAGGLHAPSTATVVRLQDGDVLTTDGPYLEGKEYLGGLSIIEAPDLDAALEWGRKSARATTLPIEVRPFYWEATG, from the coding sequence ATGCCGCAGTACCTGCTCAGCGTGATGCAGCCCGAAGGGGAGCCGCCCGCCCCCGAGGTCCTGCAGGAGATCATGCGCAACGTGGAGGCTCTGCACGAGGAGCTCAAGGCCGCCGGAGCGTGGGTCTTCGCCGGCGGTCTGCACGCCCCGAGCACCGCGACCGTGGTCCGTCTCCAGGACGGCGACGTGCTCACCACCGACGGCCCGTACCTCGAGGGCAAGGAGTATCTCGGCGGCCTGTCCATCATCGAGGCGCCCGACCTGGACGCCGCGCTGGAATGGGGCCGTAAGAGCGCCCGGGCGACCACCCTCCCGATCGAGGTGCGCCCCTTCTACTGGGAGGCCACCGGCTGA
- a CDS encoding RNA polymerase sigma factor: MADLPAVPAAEIEQVFRAEYGRSVAVLVRVFGDIDIAEEAVQDAFTTALERWPSAGLPPSPAGWIITTARNRAIDRLRREASRQDRHAQAALLHARDEPIEEGPVRDDRLRLIFTCCHPSLATGAQVALTLRLLGGLSTTEIAHAFLVPEPTMAQRLVRAKGKIRDARIPYRVPYEADLPGRLRAVLAVVYLIFNEGYTASSGDRLVREDLCAEALRLGRLLAELMPDEPEVMGLLALMLLTESRRRARSAPDGGLVPLAEQDRARWDGALVAEGQTIVRQCLRRGRPGPYQVQAAINAVHSDAPSTAATDWRQILQLYDQLLTLTPTPVVALNRAVAVAEVDGPEAALALVDELGLDGYHVLHAIRADLLRRLGRTAEARSAYGTAIALAGNQPEHDFLTRRQRELGPDL; encoded by the coding sequence ATGGCTGATCTGCCGGCCGTCCCCGCCGCGGAGATCGAACAGGTCTTCCGTGCGGAGTACGGCCGCTCGGTGGCGGTCCTGGTCCGTGTCTTCGGCGACATCGACATCGCCGAGGAGGCGGTCCAGGACGCGTTCACCACGGCGCTGGAACGGTGGCCGTCCGCCGGGCTGCCGCCGAGCCCCGCCGGCTGGATCATCACCACGGCACGCAACCGGGCGATCGACCGGCTCCGCCGGGAGGCGTCCCGCCAGGACCGGCATGCCCAGGCCGCTCTGCTGCACGCCCGCGACGAACCGATCGAGGAGGGCCCCGTGCGCGACGACCGGCTCCGCCTGATCTTCACGTGCTGCCACCCCTCGCTCGCCACCGGAGCCCAGGTCGCGCTGACGCTCCGGCTCCTGGGAGGCCTGAGCACCACCGAGATCGCCCACGCGTTCCTGGTTCCTGAACCGACGATGGCCCAGCGGCTGGTGCGGGCCAAGGGCAAGATCCGGGACGCCCGGATCCCCTACCGGGTCCCGTACGAGGCGGACCTCCCGGGGCGGCTCCGGGCCGTACTGGCCGTCGTCTACCTCATCTTCAACGAGGGCTACACGGCCAGTTCGGGCGACCGGCTGGTCCGTGAGGACCTCTGCGCGGAGGCCCTGCGCCTCGGACGGCTGCTGGCCGAACTCATGCCGGACGAACCCGAGGTCATGGGGCTGCTCGCGCTCATGCTGCTCACCGAGTCCCGGCGCCGGGCCCGCTCCGCCCCGGACGGCGGGCTGGTCCCGCTGGCCGAGCAGGACCGGGCCCGGTGGGACGGCGCCCTCGTCGCCGAGGGACAGACCATCGTCCGGCAGTGCCTGCGGCGCGGCCGGCCCGGCCCCTACCAGGTCCAGGCGGCCATCAACGCCGTCCACAGCGATGCTCCGAGCACGGCCGCCACGGACTGGCGGCAGATCCTGCAGCTCTACGACCAGTTGCTGACGCTCACCCCGACCCCCGTCGTGGCCCTCAACCGCGCGGTCGCGGTGGCCGAGGTCGACGGGCCGGAGGCCGCGCTCGCCCTCGTCGACGAGCTCGGCCTCGACGGATACCACGTGCTCCACGCCATCCGGGCCGACCTGCTCCGGCGGCTGGGCCGCACCGCCGAGGCGCGGTCGGCATACGGGACGGCGATCGCGCTCGCCGGGAACCAACCGGAGCACGACTTCCTCACGCGCCGGCAGCGGGAACTCGGCCCGGACCTCTGA
- a CDS encoding NAD-dependent epimerase/dehydratase family protein produces MRILLLGGTEFVGRAVADEALGRGWEVTAFHRGRHAAPPGVATLLGDRTAEGGLAALDRGEWDIVVDTWSGAPSAVRDAGRLLAGRVTSYAYVSSRSVYAYPPPAGLTEDGPLVDASPDDDGEVEYAQAKRGGELAALAAFGERALLLRAGLILGPGENIGRLPWWLGRIARGGGVLAPGPRELRLQYIDARDLAAWTLDAAVKGLGGPYNLVSPPGHTTMGELLETCVRVTGSDAELRWTDPETILAAGIEPWTELPVWLPPGEVHDAMHGADVSKALAAGLRCRPVAETVADTWTWLQTLGGTAPQRPDRPTLGLDPEKEAKVLRGENPNAGGA; encoded by the coding sequence ATGAGGATTCTGCTGCTGGGTGGGACGGAGTTCGTCGGGCGCGCGGTCGCCGACGAGGCGCTGGGACGGGGCTGGGAGGTGACGGCGTTCCACCGGGGGCGCCATGCGGCGCCGCCGGGGGTGGCCACGCTGCTGGGCGACCGGACCGCGGAGGGCGGTCTGGCGGCGCTGGACCGGGGTGAGTGGGACATCGTCGTCGACACCTGGTCCGGCGCGCCGTCGGCGGTGCGCGACGCGGGCCGGCTGCTCGCCGGCCGGGTCACGTCCTACGCGTATGTGTCCAGCCGGTCGGTGTACGCGTACCCGCCGCCCGCCGGCCTCACCGAGGACGGCCCGCTCGTGGACGCGTCCCCCGACGACGACGGTGAAGTGGAGTACGCCCAGGCCAAGCGGGGCGGGGAACTGGCGGCGCTGGCGGCCTTCGGGGAGCGGGCGCTGCTGCTCAGGGCGGGGCTGATACTCGGGCCGGGCGAGAACATCGGACGGCTGCCGTGGTGGCTGGGACGGATCGCCCGCGGAGGCGGCGTGCTGGCGCCCGGCCCGCGGGAGCTGAGGCTGCAGTACATCGACGCGCGGGACCTCGCGGCCTGGACGCTGGACGCGGCCGTGAAGGGGCTCGGTGGCCCGTACAACCTGGTGAGCCCGCCGGGGCACACCACGATGGGCGAGCTCCTGGAGACCTGCGTGCGGGTCACCGGCTCGGACGCCGAACTGCGCTGGACCGACCCGGAGACCATCCTCGCGGCCGGGATCGAGCCGTGGACGGAGCTCCCGGTCTGGCTGCCACCGGGCGAGGTCCACGACGCGATGCACGGCGCGGACGTCTCGAAGGCGCTCGCCGCGGGACTGCGCTGCCGCCCCGTCGCGGAGACGGTGGCCGACACCTGGACCTGGCTCCAGACCCTGGGCGGCACCGCACCGCAGCGGCCGGACCGGCCCACGCTCGGACTGGACCCGGAGAAGGAGGCGAAGGTCTTGCGCGGGGAGAACCCGAACGCGGGCGGGGCGTAG
- a CDS encoding LLM class flavin-dependent oxidoreductase, with product MRLSTVILPVYRWQQGQEVWRRAEDLGFHTAYTYDHLSWRTFRDGPWFGAVPTLAAAAAATTRLRLGTLVTSPNFRHPVTLAKDLITLDDVSGGRITLGIGAGGSGFDATALGQEAWTPRERADRFAEFVLLLDKLLSEDVVSFEGAFYSAHEVRNIPGCVQRPRLPFAVAATGPRGLKLAARHGQAWVTTGDPKLFETGTPEQSLEAIKGQLDKLGAACEAIGRDVGELEKIMLTGFTPDPRGPLESVDSFVDFAGKHREAGITELVLHWPIPETDFAADLKTFEQIATEGLKQLV from the coding sequence ATGCGACTCAGCACTGTGATCCTTCCCGTGTACCGCTGGCAGCAGGGCCAGGAGGTGTGGCGGCGCGCCGAAGACCTTGGCTTCCACACCGCGTATACCTACGACCATCTGTCCTGGCGGACCTTCCGCGACGGGCCGTGGTTCGGCGCAGTGCCCACGCTGGCCGCCGCTGCGGCTGCCACGACGCGCCTTCGGTTGGGGACCCTCGTAACGTCTCCTAATTTCCGGCATCCCGTGACGCTGGCGAAGGACCTGATCACGCTGGACGACGTGAGCGGTGGGCGGATCACGCTGGGGATCGGGGCCGGGGGGTCGGGGTTCGACGCCACGGCGCTGGGGCAGGAGGCGTGGACGCCGAGGGAGCGGGCCGACCGGTTCGCGGAGTTCGTGCTGCTGCTGGACAAGCTGCTGAGTGAGGACGTCGTCAGCTTCGAGGGCGCGTTCTACTCGGCGCACGAGGTGCGGAACATCCCCGGATGCGTGCAGCGCCCCCGGCTGCCGTTCGCTGTGGCCGCCACCGGGCCGCGGGGGCTGAAGCTGGCCGCACGCCACGGCCAGGCGTGGGTGACGACCGGCGACCCGAAGCTGTTCGAGACCGGCACCCCCGAGCAGTCACTGGAGGCCATCAAGGGTCAGCTCGACAAGCTCGGCGCGGCCTGCGAGGCGATCGGCCGGGACGTCGGCGAGCTGGAGAAGATCATGCTCACCGGCTTCACCCCCGACCCGCGCGGCCCGCTGGAGTCCGTGGACTCGTTCGTCGACTTCGCGGGCAAGCACCGCGAGGCGGGGATCACCGAGCTCGTGTTGCACTGGCCGATCCCGGAGACCGACTTCGCTGCCGACCTCAAGACCTTCGAGCAGATCGCCACCGAGGGCCTGAAGCAGCTCGTCTGA
- a CDS encoding DUF4041 domain-containing protein, which produces MLARIADLEAALATTQSAADVIDVSDQRALQDVGIYRYHHPLENAAAYKDRLRNLEGQIDDVIKNGRAILAADMFTFDGSLARGRKLVGDLAKLMLRAYNAEADNCVRSLRSGNTRTAQKRLESAVTAIERLGTIMEMRINPDYHALRVAELELTADFQMMVQEEREHARQARQLLREQRQAEQELAAEKERLEKERAHYISVLESLRANGDDTAVTELSRRLSDIEKAIAANDYRIAHIRAGYVYVISNIGAFGPNIVKIGMTRRLEPMDRVRELGDASVPFRYDVHAMFFSDDAVTLESELHKAFADRRVNFVNERREFFFATPSEVRATLADKAGGLLEFTEEPAALEYFQSRSRWPQQS; this is translated from the coding sequence ATGTTGGCCCGCATTGCCGATCTCGAAGCCGCCCTCGCCACGACGCAAAGTGCTGCGGACGTGATCGATGTCAGCGACCAACGCGCCTTGCAGGACGTCGGCATCTACCGCTACCACCATCCTCTAGAGAACGCAGCGGCTTACAAGGACCGGCTCCGCAACCTCGAAGGCCAGATCGACGACGTCATCAAGAACGGGCGCGCGATCCTCGCCGCCGACATGTTCACCTTCGACGGATCTCTAGCCCGAGGAAGGAAGCTTGTCGGCGATCTGGCCAAGCTGATGCTGCGGGCCTACAACGCCGAGGCGGACAACTGCGTGCGCTCTTTGAGGTCAGGGAACACGCGCACTGCGCAGAAGCGACTTGAGTCGGCGGTCACCGCGATCGAGAGGCTCGGGACGATCATGGAGATGCGGATCAACCCCGATTATCATGCTCTGCGAGTCGCTGAGCTCGAGCTGACCGCTGACTTCCAGATGATGGTGCAGGAAGAGCGCGAACACGCCCGCCAGGCGCGCCAGCTTCTTCGTGAACAGCGTCAGGCCGAGCAGGAATTGGCCGCCGAGAAAGAGCGACTCGAGAAAGAGCGAGCGCACTACATCAGCGTCCTGGAATCCCTCCGCGCCAATGGCGACGACACCGCTGTCACCGAACTGTCCCGTCGCCTCTCCGACATTGAAAAGGCCATCGCAGCCAACGACTACCGGATCGCCCACATCCGTGCTGGTTACGTGTACGTCATCTCCAACATTGGCGCCTTCGGTCCGAACATCGTCAAGATCGGCATGACCCGCCGTCTCGAGCCGATGGACCGAGTCCGCGAACTTGGCGACGCTTCAGTGCCCTTTCGGTACGACGTCCACGCCATGTTCTTCTCCGATGACGCCGTGACACTGGAGTCCGAACTCCATAAGGCTTTCGCCGATCGCCGCGTCAACTTCGTCAATGAGCGACGCGAATTCTTCTTCGCCACACCGTCCGAGGTCCGAGCGACTTTGGCAGACAAAGCAGGCGGCCTGCTCGAGTTCACGGAGGAACCTGCGGCTCTCGAGTACTTCCAGAGCCGCAGCCGCTGGCCACAGCAGAGCTAG
- a CDS encoding HEPN domain-containing protein, translating into MGAPPKMTARAAFDLNMHDAEMLVELAKLLSNQRVRSMRREKRERLGAALTLPQKQWDDLECLENERVFVTFKPGHAEWRERLEEPNLRPLLRQSLVAACAAIETFCADRVMELYPAAIKQDPRPSRLLELSLTVEEYLTIQKRYTKTAWGLRQVVELEVRQRASPAPAQIGTLFSLVGKSKLFPGIDKIRKVGNGVSTVELDRIVERRNLIAHTGDRSGRGRASIAVADVEGDLAIIAAIIDALDQLTTI; encoded by the coding sequence ATGGGCGCACCACCGAAGATGACGGCACGAGCGGCCTTCGACCTGAACATGCACGACGCCGAGATGCTGGTGGAGCTGGCCAAGCTGCTGAGCAACCAACGGGTCCGAAGCATGCGCCGAGAGAAGAGGGAGCGCCTGGGGGCAGCGCTGACTCTCCCCCAGAAGCAGTGGGACGATCTTGAGTGCCTTGAAAATGAGCGCGTGTTCGTCACCTTCAAGCCAGGGCACGCTGAGTGGCGCGAGCGTCTTGAGGAGCCGAACCTCCGACCGTTGCTCCGGCAGTCCCTGGTTGCGGCATGTGCGGCAATCGAGACCTTCTGCGCCGATCGCGTCATGGAACTGTACCCGGCGGCGATAAAGCAGGACCCGCGGCCGAGCCGACTGCTGGAACTGTCGCTCACGGTCGAGGAATATCTGACGATCCAGAAGAGATACACGAAGACCGCCTGGGGTCTTCGGCAGGTCGTCGAGCTTGAAGTGAGGCAGCGGGCGAGTCCCGCGCCGGCGCAGATTGGAACGCTCTTCTCACTGGTGGGCAAGAGCAAGCTCTTCCCCGGCATCGACAAGATCCGCAAGGTTGGGAATGGCGTCTCGACCGTAGAGCTGGACCGGATCGTCGAGCGGCGCAATCTCATCGCACATACCGGTGATCGAAGTGGGCGAGGTCGGGCTTCGATTGCTGTTGCCGACGTCGAAGGCGACTTGGCTATCATCGCGGCGATCATCGACGCCTTGGATCAACTGACCACGATCTGA
- a CDS encoding TIGR02391 family protein, which produces MTFSYKAPMPAEQIRQLPPRDVALLLLQHLGSTQGRHVQFAVVVSTAQQAFQHEPDTDELLDGLADAWAWLESRALIARDWSQSEAFRRVSLLGAELLESSQGITRFEARERLSGALHPDLENTVRTNFSLGDYETASFAAMKAVEVAVRNASGLDNSLVGVKLMRAAFQPHQNGKPGGPLADAEAEPGEQEAASALFAGAMGAYKNPASHRTVDFDDPIEAAEITQFADLLLRQVERAKRRRNASGDRNQIHRP; this is translated from the coding sequence ATGACCTTCTCGTACAAAGCCCCAATGCCGGCCGAGCAGATCCGGCAACTGCCTCCGCGGGATGTCGCGCTGCTCCTCCTGCAGCACCTCGGCAGCACCCAGGGCCGGCACGTACAGTTCGCCGTAGTCGTCAGCACAGCACAGCAAGCATTTCAGCACGAACCGGACACGGACGAACTCCTGGATGGATTGGCCGATGCCTGGGCCTGGCTGGAGTCGCGCGCCCTCATAGCCCGGGACTGGTCACAGTCCGAAGCGTTCCGCCGCGTGTCCCTTCTGGGAGCGGAGTTGCTGGAAAGCTCGCAGGGAATCACCAGGTTCGAGGCACGAGAGCGCCTGTCCGGCGCGCTGCACCCAGACCTGGAAAATACCGTGCGCACCAACTTCAGCCTCGGCGACTACGAAACCGCCAGCTTCGCCGCGATGAAAGCGGTTGAGGTTGCAGTTCGAAATGCCTCCGGCCTGGACAACTCCCTGGTCGGCGTGAAGCTGATGCGCGCTGCCTTCCAGCCCCACCAGAACGGCAAGCCGGGCGGCCCACTCGCCGACGCCGAAGCAGAACCCGGCGAGCAGGAGGCCGCTTCCGCGCTGTTCGCCGGAGCTATGGGCGCCTATAAGAACCCCGCCAGCCACCGCACCGTGGACTTCGATGATCCGATCGAGGCTGCCGAGATCACCCAATTCGCCGACTTGCTACTGCGCCAAGTCGAGCGGGCCAAGCGGCGCCGGAACGCCTCGGGGGATAGAAACCAGATTCATCGGCCGTGA